In the genome of Chloroflexota bacterium, one region contains:
- a CDS encoding SprT family zinc-dependent metalloprotease, with amino-acid sequence MPVYRDIQYTLTRSDRRKTASIYIERDGSVSVRVPDHLTDDEVEALIERKRYWIYKHLAEWRQLNAAQIEREYVNGEGFLYLGRSFRLQWVDDQRLPLMLKGGYFLLRRDPKTQADPDAAFKDFYREKGREKIPQRVAIFAPQLGVQVNDIRVMDLKHRWASYSARTGNINFHWRCMMAPLTVLDYIVVHELAHVLVPDHSPAFWSEVDKILPDYRERQRWLREHGAGMDL; translated from the coding sequence ATGCCCGTGTATCGTGATATCCAATACACTCTCACTCGCAGCGACCGGCGCAAAACCGCCAGCATCTACATCGAGCGCGACGGCTCGGTTAGTGTGCGCGTACCCGACCATCTCACCGACGACGAAGTCGAAGCGCTGATTGAGCGAAAGCGTTACTGGATCTACAAACATCTGGCCGAGTGGCGCCAACTGAACGCCGCCCAGATCGAACGTGAGTACGTCAACGGTGAGGGCTTTCTCTACCTGGGCCGCAGCTTTCGCTTACAATGGGTGGACGACCAGCGCCTGCCGTTGATGCTCAAAGGGGGTTACTTCCTCTTGCGCCGCGACCCCAAGACGCAGGCTGACCCTGACGCAGCCTTCAAAGATTTCTATCGGGAAAAGGGGCGGGAGAAGATACCACAACGGGTGGCAATATTTGCACCGCAACTCGGCGTGCAGGTCAACGACATCCGGGTGATGGATCTCAAACACCGTTGGGCGTCCTACTCCGCCAGGACGGGCAACATCAACTTTCACTGGCGCTGCATGATGGCCCCCCTCACCGTGCTGGACTACATCGTCGTCCATGAACTCGCACATGTCCTTGTTCCCGACCACTCCCCCGCCTTCTGGAGCGAGGTGGACAAAATCCTGCCCGACTATCGCGAGCGCCAGCGCTGGCTGCGCGAACATGGGGCGGGGATGGATCTGTAA
- a CDS encoding MFS transporter, with product MTKNQNYTTRQEQISVFLGISIQIISVVFAARFIIDLGARMLYSFIPQFSAGLGITVAAFGWLLFIRALAGVTSPVFGLLSDRYGRRTIMMASFLLLAACGVGMALSRQWWSVMPLILSGLAVAAFVPAQQAYISDRVTYEKRGRAMGSVEFAWSSSAIIALPLMGWMIEAYGWRTPFVFIALLSLCGAAIVWRYLPAASERQAHEPLTWRGIRKIVGKRNVMASMGVSFLLFAPP from the coding sequence TTGACAAAAAACCAAAATTATACGACGCGCCAAGAACAGATCAGTGTGTTTTTGGGCATCAGCATACAAATCATCAGCGTGGTGTTCGCCGCCCGATTTATCATCGACTTGGGCGCCCGGATGCTGTACTCGTTCATTCCCCAATTTTCTGCTGGTCTGGGGATAACGGTGGCGGCATTTGGCTGGCTGCTCTTCATTCGAGCCCTCGCCGGGGTGACAAGCCCAGTTTTTGGCCTCTTGTCTGACCGCTATGGTCGGCGCACTATCATGATGGCCAGCTTCCTCCTTCTAGCTGCCTGCGGAGTGGGAATGGCCCTGTCCCGGCAATGGTGGTCGGTAATGCCGCTTATTCTCTCAGGGCTGGCAGTAGCCGCTTTCGTTCCGGCCCAGCAAGCCTACATCAGCGACCGGGTCACCTACGAAAAGCGGGGGCGGGCGATGGGAAGTGTGGAATTCGCCTGGTCAAGCAGCGCTATCATTGCCTTGCCGCTCATGGGCTGGATGATCGAGGCCTATGGATGGCGCACCCCTTTTGTCTTTATTGCCTTGCTTAGCCTCTGTGGCGCGGCCATTGTCTGGCGATACCTACCTGCCGCAAGCGAGCGACAGGCGCATGAACCACTGACCTGGCGTGGGATCAGAAAGATCGTGGGGAAACGCAATGTTATGGCATCGATGGGAGTGAGTTTTCTGCTTTTTGCTCCCCCATAA
- a CDS encoding type II toxin-antitoxin system Phd/YefM family antitoxin codes for MSTIVTYSEARQNLASLLNKALNEGEVLIKRRDGQVFVLRPVEQKSSPLDVEGIDLGVSTEEIVAFIAESRRYSEN; via the coding sequence ATGAGTACAATAGTCACTTATTCAGAAGCGCGTCAAAATCTTGCCTCTTTACTGAACAAAGCCCTGAACGAGGGTGAGGTTCTCATCAAACGCCGGGATGGACAGGTTTTTGTCCTCAGACCCGTCGAACAAAAATCCTCGCCGTTGGATGTGGAAGGAATTGATTTGGGCGTCAGCACCGAGGAAATCGTCGCCTTCATCGCGGAAAGTCGTCGCTATTCCGAAAATTGA
- a CDS encoding type II toxin-antitoxin system VapC family toxin, whose translation MRIVIDASAIIAVIANEPEKATLLELTTGTDLIAPVSIHFEIGNAFSAMLKRRRIMLTQVLAAIALYQSILIRFVEIELPASLEIADQLSIYAYDAYLIRTAEKYRAPLLTLDKTLQHHAQSYGVKVLEVTQ comes from the coding sequence ATGCGAATTGTCATCGATGCTTCCGCCATCATCGCAGTCATTGCCAATGAACCCGAAAAAGCAACCTTGCTTGAACTGACGACGGGCACTGATCTTATCGCTCCTGTGTCCATCCATTTTGAGATCGGCAATGCTTTTTCGGCGATGCTGAAACGCCGTCGCATCATGCTTACCCAGGTGCTGGCTGCCATAGCCCTCTATCAGAGCATCCTCATCCGTTTTGTCGAAATCGAATTGCCTGCATCCCTCGAAATCGCTGATCAACTCTCGATTTATGCCTACGACGCCTATCTGATTCGCACCGCTGAAAAATATCGAGCGCCCTTGCTAACGCTCGACAAAACACTACAGCATCATGCGCAATCGTATGGTGTCAAGGTCCTTGAGGTGACCCAATGA